A stretch of Oryza brachyantha chromosome 4, ObraRS2, whole genome shotgun sequence DNA encodes these proteins:
- the LOC102708887 gene encoding endo-1,4-beta-xylanase 5-like encodes MEIGKKLKETTSLSPPLLPAARKALVVPLLLLLLIVSVAPPTASDGVRYDYRAYTECKSHPEPALYNGGILRWANKVTDFRKEDDGNYSPAFVLYNMSAATVYSFSCWVKIDGTSTAHVKAKILTLANAASQCLGTALVRNDCWSFLKGGFTLNSASETSVLYFQTASPNASTISIRSASLQPFSPEEWNQHREDRIQLNRKRFVNVHVADSNGNRLVGAKVTVHQITRDFPFGSAISRTILGNKPYQEWFNKRFNAAVFENELKWYATEPYPGKEDYTVADQLLQFVQANDAVVRGHNIFWEDPKYTPAWVKNLTGSQLHAAVSGRIESLLSRYKGDFVHWDVSNEMLHFDFYENRLGSNATVEFFNTAKRADPLATLFLNDFNVIEVCDDLSSSADSYVSRLRQLADGGVTFEGIGLEGHFSKPNIPYVRAVLDKLGTLRLPIWLTEIDISSSFDPKTQAAYLEEVLREGFAHPSVDGIMLWTAMDANASCYQMCLTNQNFSNLPAGDVVDKLLGEWQSKETLGTTNDRGSFNFSAFLGEYKLSVTYHNLTAEGTFSLAHSDDTKHINIRLAPLP; translated from the exons ATGGAGATCGGCAAGAAGCTTAAGGAGACTACTTCACTGTCGCCGCCTCTTCTTCCTGCAGCTCGGAAGGCGCTCGTCGTGCCCCtgctcttgctgctgctcatcGTTTCTGTAGCTCCACCCACTGCATCCG ATGGAGTGCGCTACGATTACAGAGCTTACACTGAG tgCAAATCACATCCTGAGCCTGCGTTGTACAATGGTGGCATACTGCGTTGGGCGAACAAAGTGACGGACTTCAGAAAGGAGGACGACGGCAACTATTCGCCAGCATTTGTGCTGTATAATATGTCTGCGGCAACCGTATACAGCTTCTCTT GCTGGGTGAAAATCGATGGGACATCAACTGCTCATGTGAAAGCAAAGATATTAACGCTAGCAAATGCTGCATCTCAATGCCTTGGTACAGCTCTGGTGCGAAACGACTGTTGGTCCTTTCTCAAGGGTGGTTTTACCCTCAACTCGGCTTCAGAAACCTCGGTCCTATATTTCCAG ACTGCAAGCCCAAATGCTTCCACAATCTCAATCAGAAGTGCATCTTTGCAACCATTTTCACCAGAAGAATGGAATCAGCATAGAGAGGACCGCATTCAACTG AACCGGAAACGCTTTGTAAACGTCCACGTGGCAGACAGCAACGGAAATCGCCTGGTTGGTGCTAAGGTTACGGTGCATCAGATCACCAGAGATTTCCCATTCGGCTCTGCCATCAGCAGGACCATCCTTGGGAACAAGCCTTATCAG GAATGGTTCAACAAGAGGTTCAATGCGGCGGTGTTCGAGAACGAGCTCAAGTGGTACGCGACCGAGCCGTATCCGGGGAAAGAAGACTATACGGTGGCAGACCAGCTGCTGCAGTTCGTGCAAGCCAACGATGCGGTGGTGCGCGGGCACAACATCTTCTGGGAGGACCCGAAGTACACGCCTGCGTGGGTGAAGAACCTGACAGGATCCCAGCTCCATGCCGCCGTGTCCGGCCGCATTGAGAGCCTTCTCTCCAGGTACAAGGGCGACTTCGTGCACTGGGACGTCAGCAACGAGATGTTGCACTTCGACTTCTACGAGAACCGCCTTGGGAGCAATGCCACCGTCGAGTTCTTCAACACGGCCAAGCGCGCCGACCCACTAGCCACACTCTTCCTCAACGACTTCAACGTCATCGAGGTCTGCGACGACCTCAGCTCCAGCGCAGACTCCTACGTCTCCCGCCTCCGCCAGCTCGCCGACGGAGGCGTCACCTTCGAGGGCATCGGCCTCGAGGGACACTTTAGCAAGCCCAACATCCCCTACGTGCGTGCCGTGCTCGATAAGCTTGGGACCCTTCGCCTCCCCATCTGGCTCACCGAGATCGACATCAGCAGCTCATTCGATCCCAAGACCCAG GCTGCTTACTTGGAAGAAGTGCTCCGAGAAGGGTTTGCCCATCCATCCGTGGATGGCATAATGCTATGGACCGCAATGGACGCCAACGCTAGCTGCTACCAAATGTGCCTGACAAACCAGAATTTCAGCAACCTTCCTGCAGGAGATGTGGTCGACAAGCTGCTAGGAGAGTGGCAGAGCAAGGAGACCCTAGGAACAACCAACGACCGCGGCTCCTTCAATTTCAGTGCCTTCTTGGGCGAATACAAGCTGTCAGTGACTTATCACAACCTCACAGCTGAAGGCACCTTCTCACTGGCTCATAGTGATGATACCAAGCATATCAACATCCGGTTAGCACCATTACCTTGA